In one Myotis daubentonii chromosome 1, mMyoDau2.1, whole genome shotgun sequence genomic region, the following are encoded:
- the DIO3 gene encoding thyroxine 5-deiodinase, whose protein sequence is MPGQAAPPLLGGEGGGSQGAWGAVATMLRSLLLHALRLCAQTASCLTLFPRFLCTAFMLWLLDFLCIRKHFLGRRRRGRPQPEVELNSDEEEVPPDDPPICVSDDNRLCTMASLKAVWHGQKLDLFKQAHEGGPAPNSQVVLPEGFQYQHILDYARGDRPLVLNFGSCTUPPFMARMSAFRRLVTKYQRHVDFLIIYIEEAHPSDGWVTTDTPYIIPQHRSLDDRVSAARVLQQGVPGCALVLDTMTNSSSSAYGAYFERLYVVQSGIIMYQGGRGPDGYQVSELRTWLERYDEQLHSALPRPV, encoded by the coding sequence ATGCCGGGCCAGGCCGCCCCGCCGTtgttggggggagagggtggagggtCCCAGGGGGCTTGGGGGGCCGTGGCTACCATGCTCCGCTCCCTCTTGCTTCACGCCCTGAGGCTCTGCGCCCAGACCGCCTCGTGCCTCACGCTCTTCCCGCGCTTCCTCTGCACGGCCTTCATGCTCTGGCTCCTCGACTTCCTGTGCATCCGCAAGCATTTTCTGGGCCGGAGGCGCCGGGGTCGGCCCCAACCTGAAGTGGAGCTCAACAGTGACGAGGAGGAGGTGCCCCCCGACGACCCGCCCATCTGCGTGTCCGACGACAACCGCCTGTGCACCATGGCGTCGCTGAAGGCGGTGTGGCACGGCCAAAAGCTGGATCTCTTCAAGCAGGCGCACGAGGGCGGCCCCGCGCCCAACTCCCAGGTGGTCCTGCCCGAAGGCTTCCAGTACCAGCACATCCTTGACTACGCGCGAGGGGACCGGCCGCTGGTGCTCAATTTCGGCAGCTGCACCTGACCACCGTTCATGGCGCGAATGAGCGCCTTCCGGCGCCTGGTCACCAAGTACCAGCGCCACGTGGACTTTCTCATCATCTACATCGAGGAGGCGCACCCCTCGGACGGCTGGGTCACCACTGACACCCCCTACATCATCCCACAGCACCGGAGCCTGGACGACCGGGTCAGCGCTGCGCGGGTTCTGCAGCAGGGGGTGCCCGGCTGCGCTCTGGTCCTCGACACCATGACCAACTCCAGCAGCTCAGCCTATGGCGCCTACTTCGAGCGCCTCTACGTCGTCCAGAGCGGCATCATCATGTACCAGGGCGGCCGCGGCCCTGACGGCTACCAGGTCTCGGAGCTGCGCACCTGGTTGGAGCGCTATGATGAGCAGCTGCACAGCGCTCTGCCCCGGCCAGTGTAG